The genome window GTGCTGGAGTTCTTCGGGCAGTTCCTGTACCAGTGGTTTGGAGCGCGTTGGCCGTTGGTCTTCGGCATCATCTTCATCGTGCTGGTCATGTTCCTGCCCTACGGCATCGTGGGCACTTGGCGGTTACGAAGTGCGCAGTGGAAGCGGCGCTGGGCCCTGCGGAAACAGCCAGCCGCGGCACAGGACTAGCGACGCGCCCGCGACACCGACGCGCCGCCCAGAAAACTGCACGCAAATCGCCGCCATGTGTGATGAATGTCACAGACGGCGGCGCTCATCCGGTGTACAATCTGGGCAACTCAATCCCAAATCCGGAGGAGCGTCTCGTGAACCAACGAGCCCGTTTTCATCGCCTTCTCACGACGCCTGAAGGGCTCGCCTTCGTTGCCCTCGCATGGGTCGGATTCCTGCTTGCGCTGCTTGCGCTGCTGTCGGGCCCTTCACGGGCGCTTGGCATCGCGCGCCTGCTACCTATCACGCTGAGCGACGATCAGCGTGTGGGGCGCGTTATCCTGCTCTACCACAGCCTGGCGATCCCCTTCCTGGCGTCGCTGGTGTACCTGACCATGGCGCGGATGGAGATTCCGCCGAAGATCGCCCAGGGAGTCAACCCCGCCATCACCGCAGGCTTCCTGCTCACGAGCATCGGCGGGCTGACCTTCGGATACCTGGGCCGCAACTGGCTGTTCCATGGGGTATATCTCGTCGGCCTCAGCCTCACCTACTACGCCGGCGTCCTTCTGGCCATTGGCCTGTTGCCCCGCAAAGGCAGCCCTGAACGGCTGACGCGGTGGGCATTCGGACTCACGGCCATTGCCCTGCTGATTTCCGCCACCATCGGCGGCGCTATTGGGGCGTTCTTCGGCAACGGGTTCAAGGCCGTCTTGGCCGAGGACATCATCCGCCAGGAACACGACATCTTTCAGCGCGGTGTGATCGCGCACCTGCACATCATGCTCACGCTGATTGACGTGGCGATCCTGCTGCTGGTCGCGCGCATCACGCCCATGGGCAGACGCCCGTCGCGCTGGGTGTACGGCCTGACGATCGTCGGCACCATCATCGTGTCCCTTGCCACCTGGAGCGTCATCATCGGCCCGCTGGAGAAAGTCGCCCACAAGGTCATCAACGTCGGCGCGGCCTTCCTGCTGCCCGCGGGCATCCTCGTTGCGGCGATGGGCTTCCGCGCGCTGGCTCGCGAGGGCGGTCTGCTGCGCGATCCTTTTCGCCTGGGTCTCTATTGGTTCCTCATCTTCGTCAACGTTGTGGTTACCGTTCCCGGCGTTTACGTCGCCATGAACCTGGAGACCTACCGCCTGCCCGCCTACCTGGAGGTGGAGCGCACGATCGCCGTCGGCCACTGGCACGTGCTGGCGACGTTGTCCGCCGCCATGGGCTTTCTCCTCGTGGCGCACGCACGCCGTTCACGAACGTGGGCGGCCCGCGCGAGCGCCTGGGGCATGACGCTGGGCACTTCCACGGCACTCGTGTTCATCATGCCCTACATGTTCCGCCAACCTGCGGTCGCCGTTACATGGCCGGAACCGCTGTTTGAGGCAGGGATTGGCGTGGCCATGCTGTCGCTGGCAGCCTATCTAATCTCCGAGATCATCGCCTTCGTCCGCGGCTGGACGATAGAATCCACAGGGAGTGACACGCCATGAGCGACCTGCACGACATGCGAATCCTCACCATCGCGTCCGGCCGTACCGCGCTCCTGCGCGACCTCACGGCGCTCACGAAGCCCCGCCAGACGCTGCTGCTCCTCATCACCGGCATCTGCGCCTACGCGCTGACGCTCCCTGGCGCAATCCGCTGGGGAGAACTGGGACTTGGGACACTGGCGCTGCTGGCGGCCATCGCAGGCTGCACAGCGCTCAACATGGTCGTTGACCGCGACATTGACGTCCTCATGCGGCGCACGGCGAGACGCCCCCTGGCCGCAGGCCACTTGCCGCTGTCCGTGGCGGTAGCCTTCGGCGTGTCGTTGTCCACTGCCGGGCTTGTCCTTGCGTGGGCACTGCAACCGCTCTTCGGGCTTCTTGTAACCGCGGGCTTCGTACTGGATTTCGGCGTGTACACCCTATGGCTCAAGCGTAGAACGGCGGCGTCCATCCTTTGGGGAGGGCTCTCGGGCGGGATGCCTGCTCTGGCAGGCCGCAGCCTGGCGTTGGGCCATGTTGACGCCATCGGCGTGCTGCTCGCCCTTGCGGTGCTCCTGTGGATTCCCGCCCACATCCTGAGCCTGTCCACGCGCCACGCCGACGACTACGCGCGGGCGGGCGTGCCCGTCTGGCCCAATGTGTACGGTCTGCACGCGACGTACCGTCTGATCGCCGGCGCGACGATG of Chloroflexota bacterium contains these proteins:
- a CDS encoding protoheme IX farnesyltransferase; amino-acid sequence: MSDLHDMRILTIASGRTALLRDLTALTKPRQTLLLLITGICAYALTLPGAIRWGELGLGTLALLAAIAGCTALNMVVDRDIDVLMRRTARRPLAAGHLPLSVAVAFGVSLSTAGLVLAWALQPLFGLLVTAGFVLDFGVYTLWLKRRTAASILWGGLSGGMPALAGRSLALGHVDAIGVLLALAVLLWIPAHILSLSTRHADDYARAGVPVWPNVYGLHATYRLIAGATMLNVAVLQLAGFLLRLGPAVLAALGAFGAALLALALMAWARPSDGNTWRLFKFASVYMLVSFAALTLGATLG